CCGGCCCCAGTCTCGCATGGCGTGGATCACTGGCTCCAGTGACGCGCCGTGGTCAGTCAGCGAGTACTGGACGCGAAACGGTTTCTCGTTGACGACTTCGCGGGAGACCAGCCGCTTTTCTTCGAGGTCGTCGAGGCTGTCCGAGAGCACTTTGCTGGAGATGCCGTCGACGTCTTCTTTGAGTTCGTTGAACCCGCTCGGACCGTTTTCGAGCAGCCGATGGACGATCACTGGGTGCCACTTCTTGCCGATCAGCGTCGCCGTCGTCGTGACGGGGCACCACTCCTCGCCCGCACACCAGACTTCGAGTTGCTCGGTGTCGGCTCTGGAATCATCCATGTGCGACAATCGATCGCAAACTCAATAACGGTACTCCATCGAAACCGGTCGGCAGGCGATCTCCGAGAGTGATCGCTACTCGTTCTCGGCGGTCGCCTGCACGCCTCGCAACGCGCCGTCCTTCAGTTCGCGGGCTTTCGCTTCCAGTTTCGCGGCCGTCTCGGAGATGGGGTCGTCGTTTGCTGTTCCGTCAGCGATGATGTCGACGAGCGCGGAGCCGACGATGACGCCGTCAGCCCCGGCGCGGACGATCCGTTCGGCATGCTCACCGGTTTTGATCCCGAAGCCGACTGCCCTGGGAACGTTCCAGTCGCCGATCCGATCGAGCGTCTGGGCGGTCTGGTCACTGACGTCGTCGCGGGCGCCCGTGACACCCGTTCGAGCCTGCACGTAGACGTAGCCGGAGACACGCTCGCGCATGCTCGTGAGGCGCTCGTCGGTCGTCGTCGGTGCGACGATGAAGATCAGGTCCAGCCCGAACTCGTCGCAGGCGTCCCGAAGGGGGTCGGCCTCCTCGGCGGGGAGGTCGACGATGACGAACCCTTCGATACCGACCTCGGCGGCCTTCTCGACGAACGGCCGCGGGCCGTGCTCCTCTCCATATTGAAACACGAGATTGTAGTAGGTCATACAGACCAGCGGGACGTCCACATCGAGATCCGCGACGAACTCGAAGTAGCGCTCGGGAGTCATCCCCGACTCCAGTGCGCGGACGACGGCGTTCTGGATCGTGTTCCCCTCGGCGATCGGTTCCGAGAAGGGCAGCCCGAGTTCGATCACGTCGGCGCCACCACGTTCCAGCGCCTCGACGTACTCGATGGAGGCTTCGTAGCTCGGGTCACCGGCGGCGAGATAGGGGACGAACGCCGGCTCGCCGCTCTCGAAGACGTCCTGCAGGCTCATTCGTGGCCCCCCTGCCCACCGAGTGCACCCGCGCCGACCTGCTCGAAGACGCTCATGTCCGGCGCGATGTCGAGATCGCGTTTGGCAGTCTCTTCGATGACGGTCTCGAGGTCCTTGTCGCCGCGGCCGGAGACGTTGACGATGGTCACCTCGCCCACTTTCTCGGGGTTCTCCTCTAAGAAGGCGAAGGCGTGAGCCGTCTCGAGCGCGGGGATGATCCCCTCGTCCTGGGAGAGCCGGTGGAACGCCTCCAGGGCGGCGTCGTCGCCGACGTTGACGGGGGTGACGCGGTCCTCGTCGACGAGGTGGGCCAGTTCCGGACCGACGCCCGAGTAGTCCAGGCCGGCCGAGACCGAATGTGATTCCATGATCTGGCCGTCGCCGTCCTGCAGGAGTTTGGTGCGCGCGCCGTGGAGAACACCCTCGTTTCCGGTCGACAGTGACGCCGAGTTGGGCGCGACCCCGTTCTCTTCGTCGACAGTGAGCGAGGACCCCCCTGCTTCCACTGCAACGAGATCGACAGCCTCGTCGTCCACGAAGTGGGCGAACGC
The Halapricum salinum genome window above contains:
- a CDS encoding winged helix-turn-helix transcriptional regulator codes for the protein MDDSRADTEQLEVWCAGEEWCPVTTTATLIGKKWHPVIVHRLLENGPSGFNELKEDVDGISSKVLSDSLDDLEEKRLVSREVVNEKPFRVQYSLTDHGASLEPVIHAMRDWGRQYLTAPEDETGTS
- the trpA gene encoding tryptophan synthase subunit alpha translates to MSLQDVFESGEPAFVPYLAAGDPSYEASIEYVEALERGGADVIELGLPFSEPIAEGNTIQNAVVRALESGMTPERYFEFVADLDVDVPLVCMTYYNLVFQYGEEHGPRPFVEKAAEVGIEGFVIVDLPAEEADPLRDACDEFGLDLIFIVAPTTTDERLTSMRERVSGYVYVQARTGVTGARDDVSDQTAQTLDRIGDWNVPRAVGFGIKTGEHAERIVRAGADGVIVGSALVDIIADGTANDDPISETAAKLEAKARELKDGALRGVQATAENE